One stretch of Labrus bergylta chromosome 24, fLabBer1.1, whole genome shotgun sequence DNA includes these proteins:
- the LOC109978466 gene encoding uncharacterized protein isoform X3 — translation MRSSFVDLFSQSCFAVCFRCSVWRRKSSAFSDEDERIILNNTRPMTPLVLNPVHGTSSWDLFAPAYEPTVHMEIQPKSRLPTPEEKMRRQAETVPADIVPINITGESFDRQASFRRTAGNTDSGSLRLRNPGRRKTVSGIPEGSGPNSASPDSRLVSPVLPGQFSTVGRPAPPSPAPPSCTTAHQETSREERRIRAPRGEGMSSLMASLTASPLVSSRQDHTPPSPSEIHTPSPSEFHTPSPSEFHSLPRLPTTSSLTSQASCNSASYRTLSASSSCCQSQDLQGFPSDLQPLLPYDHTASQSPSSSSLPSSPVSSSLKHRLPSSHYLSSSTLHDSECSYDGGSYRALSPSSSIQSGRSQEDWGSATPEMRCVSGDGWSCDPALSSGRSSLYQADSSSVCSISSSPSLTRYKRKSSSASSYSRTSTCSISLRKSKRPPAPPLRSDSLRRRPGRSKPPRSSCSPRPEGGPRPEKNPTAAGSPPSFSDPWVPRSTRRRQSGLTCGSVTSFEPLIQDCQTAPSTGGSHTQPSEEEVQPSVGGLHRLTSPSSGYSSQSNTPTPGTPVSSPISPSSPLTASSRVFFQPPSPPLSSSLPPVVSSPLSSPLSSSLPPAVSSPLSSPLPPAVSSPLSSPLSSPLPPAVSSPLSSPLPPAVSSPLSSPLPPVVSSLPMMRSQGEGRPKPPVPERKSSLFSSPSSSFSSTSSLSSCTSSETAAKHQLPPPPPPPPLPECSSPSSVFFSPYRESSPLPPPPPPPPPPPPLAPPLPRPFQTPPLPFFKPSAAPSLPPPPPPLPPKSLPTPPPLPRVCSRPPPPPYSYAIRQSSHHALLSSMTSSSSQPPLTAPPIRSDIPDVSPPPPSLPSPASPLCGGGVRVATPPASPLCGGGVRVATPPESPLCGGGVRVATPPVSPLCGGGVRVATPPASPLCGGGVRVATPPASPLCGGGVRVATPPCPLVTAQALQGIKLRSIKSQEVLLTCTMLADDATLKQTDTVSANANHANSVHVLPDGAELDESSDVCDPGSNRAKPEQDYYNLTNNQDPYLQDLQGYADQRRSGAKLTNEEEERGVSSPDGPWVRMSEETFTIQHVVLHQQQESESAQRAGSSVESSYWTLCGTGPRGTRTLKEKKSPDVQKVSSPEKPTLPKKPDLCVLSLMASPEAGRGTAGQSQPPTDSVSTNQSTHRFEKMTSPPYSVKASDWPVDPTSSDSPQRLKPRIHKKPDLLLSSPKTTKPLLSRSREISEGSQRPSGIMETTSGCWDSMQTRSTLGTMGVCGDYGRVWPNTMEDSWGTSGTGGTLENSHGAAEPRHEASIRTRLHQDDETPSQQRTMMMRSWLDEDEDQAMRGDMMMMMMSSTSRKKDKTRKRRKRGVGKQLLIMTSSMEPSHSSSSSSSSSSLSSSSSSSSGDEREVTSTPARQTTGKTKKCDKVRSDSERTSCPLIGLKKFSLQSAPSTDGLQGELYLPELLIEEPEEERERERPEERAELMKDGGSQDADLFVRVSADQMLASARPRPTDDLFAVIHSALWEGTA, via the exons AGGTCCAGCTTTGTGGACTTGTTCTCTCAGTCTTGCTTTGCAGTCTGTTTCAGGTGTTCAGTCTGGAGGAGGAAG TCCTCAGCTTTCTCCGATGAAGACGAAAGGATCATCTTGAACAACACGCGACCCATGACTCCCCTGGTCCTGAACCCGGTCCACGGCACCTCCTCCTGGGACCTCTTTGCCCCGGCCTATGAGCCGACAGTCCACATGGAGATCCAGCCCAAGTCCCGGCTCCCGACCCCTGAGGAGAAGATGAGGAGGCAGGCTGAGACCGTCCCAGCTGACATCGTCCCCATCAATATCACAG GAGAGAGTTTTGATCGTCAGGCCAGTTTTAGAAGAACAGCTGGTAACACGGACTCGGGGTCTCTGCGACTTCGTAACCCGGGTCGACGTAAGACGGTCTCTGGGATCCCTGAAGGTTCTGGACCAAACTCTG cctcACCGGACTCTCGTCTGGTTTCTCCGGTTCTCCCAGGTCAGTTCTCCACTGTGGGTCGacccgcccccccctcccctgcccccccctcctgcaCCACCGCACACCAGGAGACATccagggaggagagaaggatCCGAGCCCCGAGAGGAGAGGGGATGTCCAGCCTCATGGCCTCGCTGACCGCCTCACCACTGGTCAGCTCTCGTCAGGAccacacccccccctccccctcagagatccacaccccctccccctcagagttccacaccccctccccctcagaGTTCCACAGCCTCCCACGCCTGCCGACCACCTCCTCTCTGACCTCCCAGGCCAGCTGTAACAGCGCCTCCTACAGGACGCTCAGCGCCTCCTCATCCTGCTGCCAG tCACAGGATCTACAGGGTTTCCCCAGTGACCTCCAGCCCCTGCTGCCCTATGACCACACGGCCTCACAGTCTCcttcctcctcgtctttacCTTCCTCCcccgtctcctcctccctcaaACACCGCCTGCCCTCCTCCCACTATCTGTCCTCCTCCACCCTGCACGATTCTGAGTGCTCCTATGATGGTGGCTCCTATCGGGCGCTCTCCCCCAGCTCCAGTATCCAAAGTGGGCGTAGTCAGGAGGACTGGGGCAGCGCCACCCCGGAGATGAGATGTGTTTCTGGAGACGGTTGGAGCTGTGATCCCGCGCTCTCGTCCGGTCGCTCTTCATTGTATCAGGctgacagcagctctgtgtgttcaATAAGCTCCTCCCCTTCACTAACTCGCTACAAAAGGAAGTctagctccgcctcctcctacTCACGCACGTCCACCTGCAGCATCTCTCTGCGCAAGTCCAAGCGTCCCCCCGCTCCACCGCTACGATCGGACTCTCTGAGGCGCCGCCCGGGTCGTAGCAAACCTCCGCGCTCCTCCTGCAGTCCCCGTCCTGAGGGGGGTCCCCGTCCTGAGAAGAACCCCACAGCAGCCGGGTCTCCTCCCAGCTTCAGTGACCCCTGGGTGCCTCGGAGCACCAGGAGGCGTCAGAGTGGGCTGACCTGTGGGAGCGTCACCTCCTTTGAACCTCTGATCCAGGACTGCCAGACCGCACCTTCCACTGGGGGGTCCCACACCCAACCCtcagaggaggaggtgcagcCCTCTGTGGGGGGGCTACATCGTCTCACCTCTCCTTCCAGTGGATACTCCAGCCAGTCCAACACCCCCACACCTGGTACCCCCGTGTCCTCCCCCATTTCTCCATCCTCCCCTCTCACAGCCAGCTCCAGAGTCTTcttccaacccccctccccccctctctcctcctctctcccccctgtggtctcctcccctctctcctcccctctctcctcctctctcccccctgctgtctcctcccctctctcctcccctctcccccctgctgtctcctcccctctctcctcccctctctcctcccctctcccccctgctgtctcctcccctctctcctcccctctcccccctgctgtctcctcccctctctcctcccctctcccccctgtGGTCTCCTCCCTGCCCATGATGAGGTCTCAGGGTGAAGGGCGACCAAAACCCCCCGTACCAGAGCGTAagtcctctctcttctcctccccctcctcctctttttcctccacctcctccctctcttcatgCACCTCCTCAGAAACCGCTGCCAAGCATCagctacctcctcctcctcctcctcctcctctcccagaatgctcctctccttcttctgtcttcttctcccCCTATCGTGagtcctctcctcttcctcctcctcctcctcctcctcctcctcctcctcctctggctccTCCCCTCCCTCGTCCCTTCCAGACTCCTCCCCTTCCTTTCTTCAAAccctctgctgctccttctcttcctcctccccctccccctctcccacCTAAATCCctccccactcctcctcctcttcctcgggTATGTTCtcgacctcctcctcctccgtacTCCTACGCCATCAGACAGAGTTCCCATCATGCCCTGCTGTCatccatgacatcatcatcttccCAGCCTCCTCTGACTGCACCTCCTATCAGGTCTGACATTCCAGATGTttctcccccacccccctctctgcCATCCCCTGCGTCTCCCCTCTGCGGCGGCGGTGTCAGAGTGGCCACGCCCCCTGCGTCTCCCCTCTGCGGCGGCGGTGTCAGAGTGGCCACGCCCCCTGAGTCTCCCCTCTGCGGCGGCGGTGTCAGAGTGGCCACGCCCCCTGTGTCTCCCCTCTGCGGCGGCGGTGTCAGAGTGGCCACGCCCCCTGCGTCTCCCCTCTGCGGCGGCGGTGTCAGAGTGGCCACGCCCCCTGCGTCTCCCCTCTGCGGCGGCGGTGTCAGAGTGGCCACGCCCCCCTGCCCGCTGGTCACCGCCCAGGCCTTGCAGGGCATAAAGCTGCGCTCCATTAAGAGTCAGGAGGTCCTGCTGACCTGCACCATGTTAGCTGATGATGCTACACTCAAGCAGACTGACACAGTGTCCGCTAACGCTAACCATGCTAACAGCGTCCATGTTCTACCAGACGGTGCTGAGCTCGATGAATCCTCTGATGTCTGTGATCCAGGAAGTAACAGAGCTAAACCTGAGCAGGATTACTACAATCTGACAAACAACCAGGATCCGTATCTTCAAGACCTTCAGGGCTACGCTGATCAGAGACGCTCGGGGGCTAAGCTAACcaatgaggaagaagagaggggggTCTCCAGTCCTGATGGTCCCTGGGTCAGAATGTCTGAAGAAACCTTCACTATCCAACATGTGGTTCTGCATCAACAACAGGAGTCTGAGTCTGCACAGAGAGCAGGATCCTCTGTGGAGTCGTCCTACTGGACCCTCTGTGGAACCGGACCCAGAGGAACCAGAAccctgaaagagaagaagagtccaGATGTGCAGAAAGTCAGCTCACCTGAGAAGCCCACCCTGCCCAAGAAGCCTGATCTCTGCGTCCTGAGTCTGATGGCGTCCCCTGAGGCCGGAAGGGGAACAGCCGGCCAATCACAGCCTCCCACTGACTCAGTGAGCACAAATCAAAGCACCCATAGATTCGAGAAAATGACCTCACCGCCTTACTCAGTGAaggcctctgattggccagtaGACCCCACATCATCTGACTCACCTCAGAGACTCAAACCCAGAATACACAAGAAGCCGGATCTGTTATTGAGTTCACCCAAAACCACCAAACCTCTTCTCTCCAGGAGCAGAGAGATCTCTGAGGGGTCACAGAGACCATCAGGGATCATGGAGACCACCTCAGGGTGTTGGGACTCCATGCAGACCAGGAGCACCCTAGGGACCATGGGCGTCTGTGGGGACTATGGCAGGGTGTGGCCTAACACCATGGAAGACAGCTGGGGGACCTCCGGAACCGGGGGAACCTTGGAGAACTCACATGGAGCAGCAGAGCCCCGTCACGAGGCCTCCATCAGGACCAGACTCCATCAGGATGATGAAACACCATCTCAGCAGAGGACGATGATGATGAGGTCCTGGctggatgaagatgaagacCAAGCTATGAGGGgggacatgatgatgatgatgatgtcatccacctccaggaaaaaagacaaaacaagaaagaggaggaagagaggagtcGGCAAGCAGCTGCTGATCATGACATCATCGATGGAGCCCTCCcactcttcttcatcatcatcatcatcatcctccttgTCCTCGTCATCCTCGTCCTCATCTGGAGACGAACGGGAAGTGACATCAACGCCGGCGAGACAGACGACggggaagacaaaaaaatgtgacaaagtCAGAAGTGACTCTGAAAGAACGAGCTGCCCTCTGATTGGACTCAAAAAGTTCTCACTACAAAGTGCACCGTCCACTGACGGCCTGCAGGGGGAGCTTTACCTTCCAGAGCTTCTTATAGAGGAACCAGAggaagagcgagagagagagaggcccgAGGAGAGAGCTGAGCTGATGAAGGATGGAGGAAGTCAGGATG CTGATCTGTTCGTCAGAGTGTCAGCTGATCAGATGTTAGCCTCCGCTCGACCTCGACCCACAGACGATCTGTTTGCTGTCATCCACAG TGCATTATGGGAAGGCACAGCGTGA